The genomic region CAGGTCGATGAGGAAACCGAGCGTGGTGCCCACCCGGCGCGGCGCGTAGTGCGAGAGGTAGAGCGCGATGCCCAGCGCCACCGGCACCGCGATCAGCAGGGCCAGGGCGGAGCTGAGCACGGTGCCGAAGGCGAGCGTGCCGATGCCGAACTTCGGCTCCGCCTCGTTGGGCGACCAGCCCTCGTAGGTCCAGAAGTTCTCGGTGTCGGCACGCAGCGCCGGCACCGCCTTGGCGATCAGGAAGACCGCGATCGCCGCGATGATGACCAGCACGGCGGTGCCGGCGGCCATGGTGAGGCCGCGGAAGGCCCGCTCGGCGCCGAACTTGCGGGACTTGGGCAGCGCGCCGCCGCCGCCCAGCCCGGTGCCGCCCGGGGTGCGGGTGCTGACTGGTGCTTCGGCCGTACGCGCCGAGGCACCGGCGGGCCACTCGTGACTCTGGGTCACGCGGGTCCCGCCGGTGCCGGCGTCGGCCGAGCGGTGGGGGGTTTCACCCATCTGCTCGCTCGATTCGGTTGCGGAGGTGACGTGTTCGGTCAGTCAGTCAGGTCAGGAGATGTTCTTGACCGCGGCCTCGACCTTGGTGCGGACGCTCTCCGGCAGCGGGGCGTAGCCCAGCTCGGTCATGGCAGCCTGGCCCTCAGTGCTGGCGGCGTAGCCGAGCAGGCCCTTGACCAGCGGCAGCTTGTCGGTGGCGAGGCCCTTGCTGCAGACGATCTCGTAGGTCGCCAGGACGATCGGGTAGGCCCCGGCCTCCTTGGTGTTGTAGTCGATCGACAGCTTGAGGTCGTCGCCCTGGCCCTCGACCTTGGCGCCGGCGATGGTCTTGCCGGCGTTCTCGGCGGTCAGCTCGGCGAACTCGTTGTTGCCGTTACCGATCTTGGCCATCTTGAGGCCGGCGTTCTCGGCGAACGACCACTCCATGTAGCCGATGCTGCCGTCCGCGCCCTTGACCGAGCTGGCCACGCCGTCCGAGCCCTTGGAGCCGGTGCCGCCCGGGCCCTTCCACGCCTTGGCCTTGCCGAAGGTCCAGTCGGTCTCGGCGGTCTTGCTCAGGTAGTTGGTGAAGTTGTCAGTGGTGCCGGACTCGTCCGAGCGGTGCACCGTCTGGATGGTGGTCGACGGAAGCTTCGCGTCCGGGTTGTCGGCCTTGATGGCCGCGTCGTCCCACTTGGTCACCTTGCCGGCGAAGATCTTCGCCAGAGTGGCCGGCTTGAGCTGGAGGTTGTCCACGCCGCTGACGTTGTAGGCCACGGCCACCGGGCCGATCACCATCGGCAGGTGGATCGCCTTGCCACCAACGCACTTCGCGTCGGCCTGCGGCTGCTCCTCCGGCTTGAGGGCCGAGTCGGAGCCGGCGAAGTCGGCCGTGCCGGCGATGAAGGCCTGGATGCCCGCGCCGGAGCCGGAGGGCTCGTAGTTGATGGTGGTGCCGGTGCACTTCTGCTGGTACGCCTTGATCCACTCGGCCATGGCGTTCTTCTGAGCCGAGGAGCCCTGGGCGTTCACGGTGCCGGTGGCGCAGTCGACCGCAGCGGCCGAGCCGGAGGCGCTGGCACCGGGGGCGGACTCGTTGTTGTCCGAGCCGCATGCACTGATAGCGAGCGTCGCGGTAAGAGCGAGGCAGGCAAGCGCGCCGTGCCGCTGGAGCTTCACCTGAGGGGTTTCCCTTCACGTCTGACTTGGCACCCCGGTCGGGGCCCAGGGCCGGCAGTGACCGGCTGAGTCCAAAAGTTAGGAGGGCCAGGTAGCCGGCTCGCCGGTCATAAGTGAACGGAAGGTGAACACGTTCGGCCTGCGCGATGTCCACTCGCTGAGGGTGAGTTGTCCGTTTAGTGAACTCGCGTGCAGCTGTCGGAAGTATCCGTATATTTACGTTACGTCGTTACCTCGCCGAAGCGCGCCCGTTATCTCGCGGTGACCGCTGCCGTGGCGCGGCGGCCACGAGGCGCGTGACCGATCCCGGCCCCCGCGCGCCGCGCCGACGCCCGGCGGTCCGGCGCGGTGCCCGGCGGTCCGGCCCGGCGGTGCCCGGCGCCGCGCCACGGCGGTGGCCCGGCGGTCCGGCGGGGTGGTGCCCGGCGCGGCGCCGCGGCGGTGCCCGGCGGTCCAGCGCGGCGGCTCAGCCCAGGTGGTAGTTCACGTGTGCCGACCAGGGCAGGAAGCCGAGCCGCCGGTAGAGGGCCATCGCGGCGGTGTTCGTGTCGTCGACGTAGAGCATCACCCGGTCCAGGCCGCGCCGGTCCCGCAGGTACGCCAGCCCGGCGGTGGTCAGCGCCCGGCCCAGCCCGCCACGGTGCGTGGCCGGGTCGACGCCCAGCACGTAGACCTCGCCGATCCGGGCCGAGCCCGGGCGCTCGTGCACCTTGGTCCAGTGGAAGCCGACCAGTCGCCCGGTGGACTCCTCGACGGCGAGCAGGAAGCCGGCCGGGTCGAACCACGGTTCGGCCAGGCGTACGCGCAGGTCGTCGGCGGTCCACCGGCCCTGTTCCGGATGGTCGGCGAAGGCCCGGGCGTTGAGCGCCAACCAGGCCACGTCGTCCGCCCCCGGCTCGAACGCGCGCAGCACCACACCGTCGGGCAGGGCGGGCTCGGCCAGCGGGGCGGTCAGCGACCGGCGCAGCTGCCAGAGCACGCGCGCCCGGGTGAAGCCCAGGTCGACCGCGAGGGCCGCGGCCGACGGGTGGTCGCCGTGCGCCCAGGCCCGCAGCGGACCGGTGGCGGAGGCCAGCACTCCCCGGGCCAGCGCCCGTCCGGTGCCCCGCCGCCGGTAGGCCGGGTGGACCACCAGCTCCACTCCGATCCCGCCGGCCGGGTCGGTGGTGTCCAGGTGGGCGTATCCGGTCAGGGTGCCGTCGTCGGCCCGGGCGACCAGGTGCACGGCCGCGGCGTCCGGGTCGCGCAGCCGGAGCAGGACGTGCTCGTCGAACGGATCGGCGCCGTCGCTGTCGCCCGCCGACACCGCCAGCGCCAGCACGTCGGCGACCTCGGCGCCGGACAGCCGGTCGGCCCGGGTCACCTGGTCGAGGGTGGGCTCAGCGCTGCTCATCCCGCCACCGTAGCCCGGCGGCCCCGGCCGCCGGACGCGGTCCCGGCCGACCGCGTGCACGGCCAGGTGAGGGCCCGGGCGGCCGGCCGCTCACGTCGGGTCGGTCGGCAGCGCCTCCAGCTCGAACCGGGAGGTCAGGTCCGGCAGGATGCGGTACAGCGCGTCCACGGTGCCCTGCCGGTTTCCGCCCGCGTCGTGCAGCAGCACGACCGACCCCGGTGCGACCCCGGTCACCACGGTCGAGGCGATCTTCGCCGCCCCCGGCGCCTCCCAATCCATCGGGTCCACGTCCCAGTGCACCGGCGTCATGCCCAGCGTGTGCGCCACCGACACCACCGGATAGGTCCACGCGCCGCCGGGCTGGCGGTACCAGACGATCGGGGCGTCGGGCACCGCCGCCCGGATCGCCGCGTTGGTCCGCAGCAGGTCGGCCCGGATCGCGTCCGGCGACCGCTTGCCCAGTGTCACGTCGTGATTCCAGGTGTGGTTGCAGAGGGTGTGCCCGTCGGCGACGATCTCCCGGACGAGTTCCGGATTGTTCTGTGCCATCTCTCCGACCAGGCAGAAGGTGGCGTGGACGCCGTACTCCCGCAGCGCGGAGAGGACCTGCGGGGTGTACTGCGGGTCCGGCCCGTCGTCGAAGGTGAGCGCGACCTTGCCGTTGCCCGTGGTGGTGTGCGCGCCGTAGAGGCCGTCGCCGTTGGCGTCCCCGGAAGAGCCGTCCTGCCCGGCCTCGGTCGGGGTGGTGCTCCGGCCGTCCGGCCCTGGGCTCGCCGAGGAGGTCGGTGTGTTCGACGGTTGGTCGGCGTAGTGCGGGGCGTTCAGGTCGCCGGTGACCCCCGCGGGATTGCGCTCCGCGTCCGGCACCAGGCTCCGGCCGAGGGCGTACGCGGAGCCGAGCAGTGCGGCCACCACCAGGGTGACGGCCGCGACGGCGCGCCCCGTCGAGCCGGGCCGCAGGATCGCTCGTATCCGGTCGAGCCCGCCGGCCGTGTCGCCCCCCGTAGCCATCACATGCCCCTTCTGCTGCCGAACCCGGCAGTCAGAATAGAGCCGACGAGCTGCGCAAATAGGGCATATCGGAAATGGAGCCCGGAGGGTGAGGGTCAGACCGGCAGCGGCGCGTGCTCCGCGTCCGGCAGCGAGCGGGACGGCGGCACGACGAACTTGTAGCCGACCTGGCGCACCGTGCCGATCATGGACTCGTACTCCGAGCCGAGCTTGGCCCGCAGCCGTCGGACGTGCACGTCGACCGTCCGGGTGCCGCCGAAGTAGTCGTAGCCCCAGACCTCCCGGAGGAGCTGGTCCCGGGTGAACACCCGGCCCGGGTGCTGGGCCAGGAACTTCAGCAGCTCGAACTCCTTGTAGGTGAGGTCGAGCGGGCGGCCCTTCAGCTTCGCGGCGTAGGTGTCCGGGTCGATGGTCAGCTCACCGGCTCGGATCGAGCCGCCGGCGCCGGCGATCGCGTTGCTCAGCCGGCCCACCGCCAGTCGCAGTCGAGCCTCCACCTCGGCCGGACCGGCCGAGGCGAGGATGACGTCGTCGACGCCCCAGTCGGCGTTCAGGGCGATCAGACCCGCCTCGGTGACCACCGCGACCAGCGGGACGCCCAGGCCGGTGGCGTGCAGCATGCGGCAGGTCGCGCGGGCCTCGCTCAGCTCGGAGCGCGCGTCGACCAGCACCGCGTCCGGGCTCGGGCCGGCGACCAGGGTGCGAACGTCGCGCGGCGCGGTGCGGACCGAGTGCGGCAGCAGGTCGAGTGCCGGCAGCACCACGGACGGTTCACCTGCACGCGCGCTCACCAGCAGCAGGATCTCCACGATCACCTCCGTCCCGGCGGCCTCGTGGCCGCACGCGACCAGCGGCACTCCGGTGGGTGCGCTGAGAACTAGCGTGGGTCCCGGCGTCGCTGACGGGCGGGTAGCGGGTTGAGCGTAACCGATCGGCCGGGCTGCGCCCTTGGGGCATTTCCCGTTTGTTCGCTTTGCCCTCGATCGCGGCGCAGGTTTTAACGTTGCCGAAACCCGTGACCTCCGCGCCGCCGGGCCGGTCTGGCACGATCGGTGCGTGTTTCCCTCCACCTCGCCCGAGACGGGCCGGGACCCGTGGCCCGACGGACCCCGCCCGGGGCAGCCCTACGGCAATCCGCCGGCGCCGCGCAGCGGCCCGGGCGACGACGACGGCGACCGCCGGGAGCGCGGCGGACCGCGGCGGGCCCGACGCGGCGGTGAACGGGCCCGCCGGCCGGACGACGCCGCGACGGACGAGCCGGACGAGGAGGAGGTGCCGCCGGTCGACGTGCGGCGGCCGCTCTCGGTCGCCATCGGCGGCTTCGCCGCCCTGCTCGGGGTCGGCCTGGTGCTCGGCGCCCAGACCTCCGGTCCGGGCCACCGGCTGCCCTTCGCGATCATCATCTTCGGCGTCCAACTGCTCTTCGTCCTGGCCTGGACGATGGCCATGCGGCCGCCCGCGGTGCTGCTGGTCGCGGGGGTCAGCGCCGGGGTGGCCGCGGTGGCCGACGTCGCGGCGGTGCAGACCGAGATCGCCGGCCTGGCGCCGCTCGGCTACGTCGCGGCCGGCGGCTTCATCGTCGCCGTGCTCGGCCAGCTCGTCCGTCGGGTCGACCGGGTGCGGGTCACCGACTCGCTCGGCACGACCCTGCTGATCGTCGTGGGCGTGGTCGCCTTCGGCACGCTGATCGTGCTCAGCCGGATCCCCGCCGGCACCCAGGCGATCACCGTCTGTCTGACCGCCAGCGGCGTCGCGCTCACCCTGGCGCGGCTGATCGACGCCGTCGCACCCTGGCCGCGGCTCGCCCCGCAGGTGCCCCGTGGCGCGGCCGGCGTGGTCGGCGGCGCCATGGTCGGCACGCTGGTCAGCGCCGTGCTCGGCAGCTACCTCGTCACCCCGTTCACGCCGACCCGGGCCGCGATCATCGGGCTGGTCGCGGCGGTCGCCGCCGTGCTCGCCGACCTCGCCGTGGGGTACGCCGAGGCGGGCCGGCTGATGGCCGGCGAGCCGCCCACCATGTGGGTCGCCCGGCACATGCAGGGCCCCCTCGGGGGCTTCGCCCTGGCCGCGCCGGCCGCGTACGCCATGTGCATGCTGTTCCTCTGACCGTACGGTTGAGCGCGGCGCGGGTCGGGTACCAACGGTGGGCCGCCCTGCGGCACCGGCAGTGACGAGTCGCCGCAGTGCGGCGAGCGGAGACAGGAGGCGGTGTGGCGCAGGCCGAACCGGCGTACGTGGAACGTCCCCGGCGACGCGGGCGCAGGGCGCTCGTGGTGCTCCTCGTCCTGCTCCTGGTGCTCGCCGGGCTGCTGGTCGTCGCCGACCGGGTGGCCGCCGGCGTGGCCGAGCGGGCCATCGCCGACCAGGTCCGCCAGGAGGTGGCCAAGCAGGCCGCGCAGTCCTCCCCGCCGGAGGTCGAGGTGGGTGGCTTCCCGTTCCTGACCCAGGTGCTCGACGGCCGTTACGAGCGCATCTCCATCGTGCTGCGCGAGGTGCGCGGCTCGGTCCAGGGCGACGCGATCAGCCTGCCGGTGCTCGACGTGGACGCGCACGACGTCCGAGCCTCGCTGGACACCATCCGCTCCGGGCAGGGCGAGGTGGTCGCGGAGACGGTGAACGGCACCGCCACCATCAGCTACGACAGCCTGGCCGCGCTGCTCGACCGCCCCGGTCTGAAGCTCAGCGAGCAGGGCGGCAAGCTCGCCGTCACCGCGCCGGTGGACATCCTCGGCCAGCAGCTCACCGTCACCGGCACCGCCGACGTGACGGTCAGCGAGCAGGGGAAGGTCGGCCTGCGCTTCAACAACCTGGACGCCGAAGGGCTGCCGAACGTGCCGCTGGCCCGCACGCTGCTGAACAACTACGCCCAGGGCATCTCGGTCGACGTCCCCCTGCCCGACCTGCCGTTCCAGCTCGCCGTCCGGGAGGTGCGGCCGCTGCCCGAAGGGCTGACGGTCACCGCGGACGCGCGGGACGTACCCATCAACGCGGCCGGCTGAGGCCACGCGCCCTCGCGGCCGGCGTGCGTCGGCCACCGGGCCGTCGACCGTGGACCGGCGCCATCGCCGGCCCCTGGTCGCGTCCCGGATGCTGGTCGGGCCGGTGGCGCCCCCGCCCCTGACTGGTAGGCTCCCTGGCCATGGGGACGCTCCTCACCAAACGGCGCGCGGTCGACCTGTGCCGCGTGGCCACCTGCCTGTGTCGCCCCGTCATCTGACGGCGGGGCTGTCCTCGGTCGCCTGACGCGACCACCGGCACGCAGGGTCCGCGTACCCTCCGGTGCTCCCATCCATCGCCCGGCAGCGGCGCCGTCGCACGAACCCGTGATCCGTCCTTCCCATGGGTCCCGCGCGTGGTGCGACACCGACACATTTCGATCTCCGCGCGCTGGCTCACCATCCATCCTCACCAGGGAGTGATCTGATGAGTCGCGACACCGCACTGGTCTCGGTCGAGTGGGCCGAGAAGAATCTCGACGCCCCGGGCGTCGTCTTCGTCGAGGTCGACGAGGACACCTCGGCCTACGACACCGGCCACCTCGCCGGCGCCGTCAAGCTGGACTGGAAGACCGACCTGCAGGACCCGGTGCGCCGGGACTTCGTGAACCGGAGCCAGTTCGAGGCGCTCCTCTCCGAGCGCGGGATCGGCAACGACGACACCGTGATCCTGTACGGCGGCAACAACAACTGGTTCGCCGCTTACGCGTACTGGTACTTCAAGCTCTACGGCCACCGCGAGGTCAAGCTGCTCGACGGCGGCCGGAAGAAGTGGGAACTCGACGCCCGGCCGCTGGTCAAGGACGCGGTGACCCGTCCGGCGACCCGGTACGTCGCGCAGGATCCGGACACCTCGATCCGTGCCTTCCGCGACGAGGTGGTGGCCGCGATCGGCACCAAGAACCTGGTCGACGTGCGCAGCCCCGACGAGTTCGCCGGCCGGCTGCTCGCCCCCGCCCACCTCCCGCAGGAGCAGGCGCAGCGGGCCGGCCACATCCCCACCGCGATCAGCGTGCCGTGGTCGAAGGCGGCCAACGAGGACGGCACCTTCAAGTCCGACGACGAGCTACGCGGGATCTACGCCGACGCCGGTCTGGACGAGAGCTTGGAGACCATCGCCTACTGCCGGATCGGCGAGCGCTCCTCGCACACCTGGTTCGTGCTGCGGGAACTGCTCGGCCACCGCAACGTGAAGAACTACGACGGCTCCTGGACCGAGTACGGCTCGCTCGTCGGCGTGCCGGTCGCGCTCGGCGACGAGCCGGGGGAGGCCTGAGCCATGACCGCTCCCACCGCCGCCGGCTGCGCCGCTCCGGACCAGGCCGCGCCGCTGCCGGCCAGCCTGGACCTGGAGAAGGAGACCGTCATCAGTGGCATCGTCCGCTCCGCCGAGGGCGAGGCCGTGCCGGGCGCGTACGTCCGGCTGCTCGACTCGACCGGTGAGTTCACCGCCGAGGTGGTCACCTCGGCCGCCGGACAGTTCCGGTTCTTCGCCGCGCCGGGCACCTGGACCCTGCGGGCGCTCTCCCGGCACGGCAACGGCGACGTCGCTGTGACCGCCGGCCGGGGGATCAACGAGGTGTCGGTCACCGTCGCCTCCTGACCCACGTTCTGATCGACCGGGGCCGGTCACCCGCACGGGTGACCGGCTCCGGCCGTGTCCGGGCCCCGCCCGTCGGGCCAGGTCAGGCGGGCCGCTCGGTCCGTGACCGGCGCTCCGGGTCGGCCCGGCGCGGGCGGGCCGGGGGCCGTGGCGACCCGTCGGCCGGCGGCCAGGCGGTGACGAAAGTCGATCCCGACCGCTAGGCTGGACCAGAGCCCCATCGGCGTACGTCGCTGTCGATGGGTGGGGGCTTCTCCGTCAGCACGGTCGCCCTGGGAGGCAGCGTGTCCGGTGAAGCAGGTCCCATCGTCGTCTGCGTCAGCGCCGACGTCGCCGTCCGGGAACGCGTGGTGCGTCGTCTCGACGGGGTGGCGCCGGTGGTGAGCTGCGCCGACCTCGACGAACTGCGGGCGGTGCTGTTCGCGTCGTCGATGGTGGCGCCGCCGCCGGAGCCGACCCCGGTCGAGTCGTCCGGCGAGGCGGGCACCGCGGGGGCGGATCCCCCGGGCGGGCCGGTCGGCTGGGGCGACCTGCTCGTCGACCGGGTCGGACACCTGGTCACCTGGCGCGGCGAGCCGCTCTCCCTGACCCGTACCGAGCGGGAACTGCTCGCCCGGCTGGTCACCCCGCCGATCTCCGTCTGGAGCTACGAGCGGCTCTTCGCCGCGGTCTGGGGCGGCGACTACCTCGGCGACGCCGCGGTCCTGCACTCGGCGGTCAAGAGGCTTCGGCACAAGCTGCGGCCCCTACCCGGCGGGCCGCGGGTGCACACCGTGCGCGGCGTCGGCTACCGGCTGGACGCGCCGCCGCCACCCACCGGTGCCTGATCCCGCCGCCCGCGGCTGGCCGCCCGACGCGCGGCCGAGCCGGCGGGCGCCGCTCGACAGGGCGTCCGGCTTCGCGGCTCCCGACGCGCCAGTCCTCCGGCGGACGCCGCGTGACACCATGGCCGGGTGAGCGGCGCGCTGCAGACGGGTTACGCCCCGCCGACCGGTCCGGCACCCACCCGGCGCCGGGGCTGGCTGCTCGCGGCGACCGTCGCCTGGGCGCTGCTGCTCGCCGCGCTGGTCTGGCTCTCGGTCCGCGACGACCCGCCGACCGTCCGCGAGCAGCGCAGCCTCGCCGAGGCCGGACCGCTCGTGGACCGGGCCGTCGGCGAGTTGACCGCGGCGGCCGGCGCGTCCGCCGTGCTGGAACTGACCCCGCCGCGGGTCGAGCCGGGTTGCCGGGTGACCCCGTTCGCCGATGGCGCCTCCCTCAGGCGGGGCGTCGAGGTGGCCGCACCCGGGGACGGCGAGCGCGCGGTGCTGGAGCGGATCGCCGAGCGCCTGCCCGCGGGCTGGCGGGCCGGGGTGCGGATGACCACCGACGGGCCGCGACTGCGTGCCGACGCCGGCGAGTTCGTCGCCGTCGAGGGGCGGCCCACCGGTGACGGCCGCCTCCGGCTGACTGCCGACACCGGCTGCCGGCCGGTCGGCTCCGGTTACGCCCCGGCGACCGGGCCGGCAGGCGCGGAGGCCGCCGCTCTCGCCGAGGCGCTGCGGGCCCTCGGCCGGCTCGCCGACGCGGCGCCCGACCTGGTGACGGCACCCTGTCCGGGCGGCGGACTCGCGCGCAGCGCTCGCGCCGAGGGGGGTGCGGCCGCCCCGACCGCAGCGGCCACCGCGCTCGGCCCGCTCGCCAACGGCGGTCCCGTCCTGGACATCCCCGAGGCGTACGCCTACCGCACCGGCCCGGTCACCGTCCTCGCCGACACCGGCCCGAGCTCCCCCCACGTGGCCGCCACCCTCCCCTGCCCCTGACCCCCGCCCGTCGGATGTTGATCATGAAGTTGTTGCCCTCCGGCTCTCGGCGTGCCGGGGCAACAACTTCATGATCAACACAGCTGGCCCGGGTGGGTGGGTCAGCGGTCGGGGTGGCCGTCCTCGGGTGAACGGCTGCGGCCGAGGGCGTCGACCATGCCCCAGCGGCCCGGGATGTCGAGCAGTTCGATCCGGCCCATGCCCTCCGGCACGGCCGGATCGATGATCAGATGCTCACCCTGCGGCTCCAGGCCGAGCATGACCCGCAGGAGCAGCAGCGGCGTCCCGGTCGACCAGGCCTGCGGGCTGCACGCCGTCGGGTACTGCACCGGGTAGTCGGTGAGGTCCCGCTCGTAGCCCGCGAACGCCTCCGGCAGCCGCCCCTGGAAGAATTGGGAGGCGGCCAGGATCCCGTCGGAGATCCGCCCGGCCTCCTCCCGGTAGCCGTACCGCCAAAGGCCCCAGGCGATGATCGAGTTGTCGAACGGCCAGACCGTGCCGACGTGGTAGCCGATCGGGTTGTAACGCCCCTGGTCGTCGGCGAGGGTACGCACGCCCCAGCCGGAGAAGAGCCGCGGTCCCAGCAGGTGCTCGGCGATCCGGCCGGCCCGGGACTCGTCCACGATGCCGCTCCACAACAGGTGGCCGATGTTCGAGCTGAGCGCGTCCACCTGCCGCCCCTCGGCGTCGAGGGCGAGCGCGTAGTACTCCTTCTCCGGGATCCAAAAGTCCCGGTTGAACCGGTGCTTCAGCTCGGCCGCCTCCCGCTCCAGCCGGTCGGCGTACGCGGGGTCGTTCCAGAACGTCCGGGCCAGCCGGGCGCCGCGCATCTTAGCGTCGTACGCGTACCCCTGGAGTTCGCAGGTGGCCCGGGGGAACCCGGGCAGCCGGCCGTCGGCGAAGGAGATCGCGTCCCAGGAGTCCTTCCAGCACTGGTTCGGCAGCCCGGTCTCCTCGTTGCGGGTGTGGTACCAGATGTAGCCGGTGCCGAGCAGGTCGCCATAGGTGTCGATCCAGTCCAGCGCAGCCCGAACCTGCGACTCCAGCAGCCGCACCAGCTGGCTGTCCCCGGTCCACTGTTCGTACTCGTCGAGCAGGATGACGAAGAGCGGCGTCGAGTCGGCCGAACCGTAGTACGGCGAATGGGGCTGCTCCTCGAAGCCGGCCATCTCGCCGTACCGGAGCTCGTGCAGGATCTTGCCCGGCTCCTCGTCCCGGAAGTCGTCCACGCGGTGGCCCTGGAGGCCGCCGAGGATCTGGATGGTCGGCGGGATCAGCTCCGGCAGGAACGGCAGCACCTGCAGCGAGGTGAAGATGCTGTCCCGGCCGAAGAGGGTCATGAACCAGGGCAGCCCGGCGGCGAGCAGCCGCACCCCGAGGGCGATGGACTCGTAGCGCAGCGCCGCCAGGTCGTTCAGGCTGCGCCGGTACGCGCCGGCCAGCGGCTGGCAGTCGCAGCCGAGCTTCGGCGCCCGCTCGATCAGCTCGTTCTGCTCGGCCTGGATGGCGGCCACGTTCCGGCTGCCGCCGTACGGCAGGGTGGCCCGGATGTCCTCACCGTGGGCGCCGTAGACCACGGTCGCCACGCTCAGCCGGGTGGTCCACTCGCCGTGCCCGTCGACGCGGATGCGGTAGGTCATGCCGGACACGTCGATGTCGGCCGGCTCGCTGCTGCTGACCACCGCCTCCCGGTGGAAGGCGTCGCGGCGGTAGGTGAGCCGCAGTTCCCTGCCGTTCACGCTGGCCGTCGTGCGCCCCTTCTTCTGCCGGACGTTCTTGATCTCGAACAGGTCGGCGAAGTCGCTGCCGATGTCGAGCCGCAGGGTGAACTCGACCGGGTCGCGCGAGTGGTTGAGCACCGTCAGCTCTTCCTCGAAGCTGCCGCCGATGGCGCGGCTGCGAATCACCGACACCTTGGCGTCCAGGTAGTGCGTCGGCTCGCCGGGGGCCAGGAAGAACCGGGTGCGGTAGGACTCCGCGTCGTCGATGGAGAGCGCGTGCAGCCGCTTGCCGTCGATGGTGAGCAGCCAGGTGGAGAGGAACCGGGTGTCGAAGGAGAAGAGGCCGGTGGGGAAGTCGAAGGAGGGCTCGATGTCACCGCGCCGGTCGGTCACCAGGAAGGTGTTGCCGTCCAGGATGCTGACTAGGTCCTTCACGTCAACCGCCCGGTCTGCCGCCGGGCCACCTCACGGGGGTCCCGGGTGCCCGGCGGATTCGGGAAGAAGCGTCGGAAGGCCAGGAAGAGCACCACGTTCCCGCTGAACGTGCTCTCGTTGCGCAGCACCGCGGCGACGCCCTGCGCCTCGCCACACACCAGCCGATCGAAGAGGTCCATGCTGCTGAACCAGATGGCGTCGGCCGGTCCGCGGTCGCGGCTCACCCGCACCGAACCAGGACGCATCCGGACGAGCCAGTGGTCGGTCCGGTCGCCGGTGTCGAGGTCGATCTGCAGGGTGCCGCTGACCAGCCCGCGGAGGACCTCAGGGGCGCGCGCCGGCAGCGATTCGAAGAACCGCTCGGTCGCCTCGCTCACATCCGAATCGTAGGCACCGGCCCGGCATGTCGGGACGG from Micromonospora sp. WMMD812 harbors:
- a CDS encoding DUF1416 domain-containing protein, translating into MTAPTAAGCAAPDQAAPLPASLDLEKETVISGIVRSAEGEAVPGAYVRLLDSTGEFTAEVVTSAAGQFRFFAAPGTWTLRALSRHGNGDVAVTAGRGINEVSVTVAS
- a CDS encoding polysaccharide deacetylase family protein, whose product is MATGGDTAGGLDRIRAILRPGSTGRAVAAVTLVVAALLGSAYALGRSLVPDAERNPAGVTGDLNAPHYADQPSNTPTSSASPGPDGRSTTPTEAGQDGSSGDANGDGLYGAHTTTGNGKVALTFDDGPDPQYTPQVLSALREYGVHATFCLVGEMAQNNPELVREIVADGHTLCNHTWNHDVTLGKRSPDAIRADLLRTNAAIRAAVPDAPIVWYRQPGGAWTYPVVSVAHTLGMTPVHWDVDPMDWEAPGAAKIASTVVTGVAPGSVVLLHDAGGNRQGTVDALYRILPDLTSRFELEALPTDPT
- a CDS encoding Ms5788A family Cys-rich leader peptide codes for the protein MGTLLTKRRAVDLCRVATCLCRPVI
- a CDS encoding response regulator transcription factor translates to MIVEILLLVSARAGEPSVVLPALDLLPHSVRTAPRDVRTLVAGPSPDAVLVDARSELSEARATCRMLHATGLGVPLVAVVTEAGLIALNADWGVDDVILASAGPAEVEARLRLAVGRLSNAIAGAGGSIRAGELTIDPDTYAAKLKGRPLDLTYKEFELLKFLAQHPGRVFTRDQLLREVWGYDYFGGTRTVDVHVRRLRAKLGSEYESMIGTVRQVGYKFVVPPSRSLPDAEHAPLPV
- a CDS encoding DUF2993 domain-containing protein, yielding MAQAEPAYVERPRRRGRRALVVLLVLLLVLAGLLVVADRVAAGVAERAIADQVRQEVAKQAAQSSPPEVEVGGFPFLTQVLDGRYERISIVLREVRGSVQGDAISLPVLDVDAHDVRASLDTIRSGQGEVVAETVNGTATISYDSLAALLDRPGLKLSEQGGKLAVTAPVDILGQQLTVTGTADVTVSEQGKVGLRFNNLDAEGLPNVPLARTLLNNYAQGISVDVPLPDLPFQLAVREVRPLPEGLTVTADARDVPINAAG
- the mshD gene encoding mycothiol synthase, whose product is MSSAEPTLDQVTRADRLSGAEVADVLALAVSAGDSDGADPFDEHVLLRLRDPDAAAVHLVARADDGTLTGYAHLDTTDPAGGIGVELVVHPAYRRRGTGRALARGVLASATGPLRAWAHGDHPSAAALAVDLGFTRARVLWQLRRSLTAPLAEPALPDGVVLRAFEPGADDVAWLALNARAFADHPEQGRWTADDLRVRLAEPWFDPAGFLLAVEESTGRLVGFHWTKVHERPGSARIGEVYVLGVDPATHRGGLGRALTTAGLAYLRDRRGLDRVMLYVDDTNTAAMALYRRLGFLPWSAHVNYHLG
- a CDS encoding sulfurtransferase translates to MSRDTALVSVEWAEKNLDAPGVVFVEVDEDTSAYDTGHLAGAVKLDWKTDLQDPVRRDFVNRSQFEALLSERGIGNDDTVILYGGNNNWFAAYAYWYFKLYGHREVKLLDGGRKKWELDARPLVKDAVTRPATRYVAQDPDTSIRAFRDEVVAAIGTKNLVDVRSPDEFAGRLLAPAHLPQEQAQRAGHIPTAISVPWSKAANEDGTFKSDDELRGIYADAGLDESLETIAYCRIGERSSHTWFVLRELLGHRNVKNYDGSWTEYGSLVGVPVALGDEPGEA
- the pstS gene encoding phosphate ABC transporter substrate-binding protein PstS; protein product: MKLQRHGALACLALTATLAISACGSDNNESAPGASASGSAAAVDCATGTVNAQGSSAQKNAMAEWIKAYQQKCTGTTINYEPSGSGAGIQAFIAGTADFAGSDSALKPEEQPQADAKCVGGKAIHLPMVIGPVAVAYNVSGVDNLQLKPATLAKIFAGKVTKWDDAAIKADNPDAKLPSTTIQTVHRSDESGTTDNFTNYLSKTAETDWTFGKAKAWKGPGGTGSKGSDGVASSVKGADGSIGYMEWSFAENAGLKMAKIGNGNNEFAELTAENAGKTIAGAKVEGQGDDLKLSIDYNTKEAGAYPIVLATYEIVCSKGLATDKLPLVKGLLGYAASTEGQAAMTELGYAPLPESVRTKVEAAVKNIS
- a CDS encoding winged helix-turn-helix domain-containing protein, which encodes MSGEAGPIVVCVSADVAVRERVVRRLDGVAPVVSCADLDELRAVLFASSMVAPPPEPTPVESSGEAGTAGADPPGGPVGWGDLLVDRVGHLVTWRGEPLSLTRTERELLARLVTPPISVWSYERLFAAVWGGDYLGDAAVLHSAVKRLRHKLRPLPGGPRVHTVRGVGYRLDAPPPPTGA